In Synechocystis sp. PCC 6714, the following are encoded in one genomic region:
- a CDS encoding bifunctional cobalt-precorrin-7 (C(5))-methyltransferase/cobalt-precorrin-6B (C(15))-methyltransferase has protein sequence MIHVVGIGLDGANGLTASMLELIDQAKILAGGDRHLSYFPQHDKKSLVIKDFSADLNKIKQIHQTLDSGEIIVVLASGDPLYFGLGRLLLEKFAPEQLKFHPHVSSIQLAFNRLKIPWQDATIISAHGRSNDLLKQALQKGAEKLAVLTDGQNHPGAIADLCLSLGSTATYQAWVCENLGAENERIQSFDLLSLATLTATDFASLNVVVLVKQKLENAPIDLKKLPIFGIADHYFASFKDRPGMITKQAIRVQILAALALQPQHIIWDIGAGTGSVAIESARLCPQGKVFAIEKTSAGQQLIEQNCQRFQAENVTLMAGPAPEVLADLPTPDRIFIGGNGGQLMPILQTCGERLGQDGLVVMAIASLEHLGLALGWFKQQSWQVKLQQVQISQSVKFAELTRLDPLNPIYLLTAAKNFLGNG, from the coding sequence ATGATCCATGTAGTGGGCATTGGCCTGGATGGTGCCAACGGTTTAACTGCTTCAATGCTGGAATTAATCGACCAAGCAAAAATATTGGCCGGCGGCGATCGCCATTTAAGTTATTTCCCGCAGCATGACAAAAAAAGTTTAGTAATTAAGGATTTTTCAGCGGATTTAAATAAAATCAAGCAAATTCACCAGACTTTAGATTCAGGGGAAATCATTGTCGTTTTAGCTTCCGGTGATCCCCTTTACTTTGGGTTGGGACGGTTGCTACTAGAAAAATTTGCCCCGGAACAATTAAAATTCCATCCCCATGTTAGTTCCATTCAGTTAGCCTTTAACCGCTTAAAAATTCCTTGGCAAGATGCAACCATCATCAGTGCCCACGGCCGATCCAACGATTTGCTTAAGCAAGCTTTGCAAAAAGGGGCAGAAAAATTAGCCGTTCTCACCGATGGTCAAAATCATCCGGGGGCGATCGCCGATTTATGTTTATCCTTGGGGTCAACCGCAACTTACCAAGCTTGGGTTTGTGAAAATTTAGGGGCGGAAAATGAACGGATTCAATCCTTTGATTTACTATCTTTAGCGACACTAACCGCAACGGATTTTGCTTCCCTCAATGTGGTTGTGCTAGTTAAGCAAAAGCTGGAAAATGCCCCCATTGATCTAAAAAAATTACCCATTTTTGGCATTGCGGACCATTATTTTGCCAGCTTCAAAGACCGCCCTGGCATGATTACCAAACAGGCGATCCGGGTGCAAATTCTGGCCGCCTTAGCTCTGCAACCCCAACACATTATTTGGGACATTGGGGCCGGTACGGGGTCAGTGGCGATCGAGTCCGCTCGGCTTTGTCCCCAGGGAAAAGTTTTTGCCATTGAAAAAACCAGCGCGGGCCAACAATTAATCGAACAAAATTGCCAACGATTCCAGGCGGAAAATGTAACTTTAATGGCCGGCCCAGCCCCGGAGGTTTTAGCGGATTTACCTACCCCAGACCGAATTTTCATTGGTGGCAACGGTGGGCAATTAATGCCTATTCTGCAGACCTGTGGGGAACGTCTAGGACAGGATGGTTTAGTGGTGATGGCGATCGCCAGTTTGGAACATTTGGGCTTGGCCCTGGGCTGGTTTAAACAACAATCATGGCAGGTGAAACTGCAACAGGTGCAAATTAGCCAGAGCGTTAAATTCGCTGAACTGACCCGGCTTGATCCCCTTAATCCCATTTACCTACTTACTGCGGCCAAGAACTTCCTGGGTAACGGCTAG
- the rlmN gene encoding 23S rRNA (adenine(2503)-C(2))-methyltransferase RlmN: MAPSPAPLLSLSLPELTDWVQTTGQPAYRGKQIHQWLYQKGARSLTAMTDLPKVWREKNVHYPIGRSVIDHCAVAPDQTRKYLLRLADGLIIETVGIPSSKRLTVCVSSQVGCAMDCNFCATGKGGFIRNLQSYEIVDQVLTVQEEFQERVSNVVFMGMGEPLLNLPQVVKAVECLNQVVGIGQRALTISTVGLPGKIRQLADRHLQVTFAVSLHAPNQTLRQSLIPSAKHYPLEQLLADCRAYVETTGRRVTFEYVLLAGVNDQPVHAEELAQKLRGFQTHVNLIPYNPISEVDYQRPTEAQINQFAQVLSDHRIAVSVRYSRGVQADAACGQLRASRKEELTATV, from the coding sequence ATGGCCCCTTCCCCTGCTCCCCTGCTTTCCCTTTCCCTGCCGGAATTAACCGACTGGGTGCAAACCACTGGCCAACCGGCCTATCGGGGTAAGCAAATTCACCAATGGCTGTACCAAAAAGGAGCCCGTTCCTTAACTGCCATGACGGATTTGCCGAAGGTGTGGCGGGAAAAAAATGTCCATTATCCCATCGGGCGATCGGTCATTGACCACTGTGCGGTCGCCCCGGATCAGACCAGAAAATATCTGCTCCGCTTAGCCGACGGTTTGATCATTGAAACGGTGGGTATCCCCAGCAGTAAGCGTTTGACTGTGTGTGTTTCATCCCAGGTGGGCTGTGCCATGGATTGTAATTTCTGTGCCACGGGGAAGGGGGGTTTCATCCGTAATTTACAGAGTTATGAAATTGTGGACCAAGTGCTGACGGTGCAGGAGGAATTTCAGGAACGGGTGAGCAATGTGGTTTTCATGGGCATGGGGGAACCGCTGTTAAATTTGCCCCAGGTGGTGAAGGCGGTGGAGTGTCTTAATCAAGTAGTGGGCATTGGCCAGCGGGCGTTGACCATTTCCACAGTGGGGTTGCCGGGGAAAATTCGCCAACTAGCCGATCGCCATTTGCAGGTGACGTTTGCGGTTAGTCTCCATGCTCCTAATCAAACTTTGCGACAATCGTTAATCCCCAGTGCAAAGCATTATCCTTTGGAACAATTGTTGGCGGACTGTCGAGCCTATGTGGAAACTACGGGGCGACGGGTGACGTTTGAGTATGTTCTGTTGGCGGGGGTTAATGACCAACCAGTCCATGCAGAAGAGTTGGCCCAAAAGTTGCGGGGCTTTCAAACCCATGTCAATTTAATTCCCTACAATCCCATTTCTGAAGTGGATTATCAGCGGCCGACGGAAGCGCAAATAAATCAGTTTGCCCAGGTTTTGAGTGACCATCGCATTGCGGTCAGTGTGCGTTATTCCCGGGGAGTACAAGCGGATGCGGCCTGTGGCCAGTTAAGGGCTTCCCGTAAGGAAGAATTAACCGCTACGGTTTGA
- a CDS encoding CIA30 family protein, with amino-acid sequence MILVVGATGGVGKRVVKLLVDGGQEVRVLVRDVPRAQKIFQTWFDGPLPDRLEFFGGDLTIKESLTPALMGRVTAVICCSGTKVQPVEGDTPEREKYYQGLKFYLPEVVDVPEQVEYEGIKNLLAVVKEHIQPKENTLMDFRQTDAPRLAWYSVDDGVMGGVSASQWRLTGDRALFTGEVSTANNGGFASVRSANFEPALDLSSAEGIQLRIQGDGKRYKFIIRSQNEWDGLSYCYSFDTFNNRPQTVCIPFRQLIPVFRAKTVPEKGPFNPAQVSALQLMHSKFEYDGGLNPSFSPGIFGLEIESIKTYANPLTPQFIHVSSAGVTRPGRPGLNLAEEPPAVRLNEQLGGILTWKLRGEDAIRGSGLTYTIVRPCALTESENPEILQFAQGDNLRGQVSRWAIAKLCVDSLQWAEAGGKTFEVNGATGGSNNTAWPFLLRQLKFDRC; translated from the coding sequence GTGATTTTAGTTGTGGGAGCCACTGGTGGAGTGGGTAAACGGGTAGTTAAATTGCTCGTTGATGGGGGCCAAGAAGTGAGGGTGTTGGTGCGGGATGTGCCCAGGGCCCAAAAAATTTTTCAAACCTGGTTTGACGGTCCATTGCCCGATCGCCTGGAATTTTTTGGCGGTGATTTGACCATCAAAGAAAGTCTGACTCCAGCGTTGATGGGCCGGGTAACGGCGGTGATCTGTTGTAGTGGCACCAAAGTTCAACCAGTGGAAGGGGACACCCCCGAACGGGAAAAGTATTATCAAGGGCTGAAGTTTTACTTACCGGAAGTGGTAGACGTGCCGGAGCAAGTGGAGTATGAAGGCATCAAAAACTTACTGGCGGTGGTCAAAGAGCATATTCAGCCCAAGGAAAACACCCTGATGGATTTTCGTCAGACCGATGCTCCCCGTTTAGCTTGGTATTCCGTTGATGATGGAGTGATGGGGGGTGTTAGTGCTAGCCAATGGCGACTCACTGGCGATCGGGCTTTATTCACCGGGGAAGTTTCCACCGCTAATAATGGGGGCTTTGCTTCGGTGCGATCGGCAAATTTTGAACCGGCTTTGGATCTTTCCTCCGCTGAGGGCATCCAACTCCGCATCCAAGGGGACGGCAAACGCTATAAATTCATTATCCGCAGTCAAAACGAATGGGATGGGCTGAGCTACTGTTACTCCTTCGACACATTTAATAATCGTCCCCAAACAGTGTGTATTCCCTTCCGACAATTAATTCCCGTCTTTCGGGCCAAAACAGTGCCAGAAAAAGGCCCATTCAACCCTGCCCAGGTGTCAGCTTTGCAGTTAATGCACAGCAAATTTGAGTACGATGGTGGGCTAAATCCCAGCTTTTCTCCGGGCATATTTGGCTTGGAAATTGAATCCATCAAAACCTATGCCAATCCCCTCACACCTCAGTTTATCCACGTTAGTTCCGCAGGGGTAACCCGTCCCGGTCGCCCGGGGCTCAATTTAGCAGAGGAACCGCCGGCTGTGCGCCTCAATGAACAATTGGGAGGCATTTTGACCTGGAAGTTACGGGGGGAAGATGCCATCCGAGGTAGTGGCTTAACCTACACCATCGTTCGGCCCTGCGCCTTAACGGAGTCAGAAAATCCAGAAATCTTGCAATTTGCCCAGGGGGATAATCTCCGGGGCCAAGTGAGTCGGTGGGCGATCGCCAAATTGTGCGTGGACAGTTTGCAATGGGCGGAAGCTGGGGGCAAAACCTTTGAGGTCAATGGCGCAACTGGAGGTAGTAACAACACCGCCTGGCCGTTCCTACTCAGACAACTCAAATTTGACCGCTGCTAG
- the eno gene encoding phosphopyruvate hydratase: MLSKVPATIEEIAAREILDSRGRPTIEAEVRLESGAHGIAQVPSGASTGSFEAHELRDGDPKRYDGKGVEKAVRNVMEKIAPVVEGLDAFDQLAVDQAMIDRDGTDNKKELGANAILAVSLANAKAAAVELAIPLYRYLGGPLANVLPVPMMNVINGGAHADNNVDFQEFMIMPVGAETFKEALRWGAEVFAVLGKVLKERKLLSGGVGDEGGYAPNLKSNQEALDILIEAIEQAGYKPGSQIALAMDIAASEFFKNGQYEYDGGVHSPQEFIDYQAKLVSQYPIVSIEDGLHEDDWESWKALTASLGTQTQLVGDDLMVTNPVRLQKSIDLGVANAILIKLNQIGTLSETLETISLATRHSYRSVISHRSGETEDTTIADLAVATRVGQIKTGSLCRSERVAKYNRLLRIEDELGDRAVYAPKIGLGPKHS; the protein is encoded by the coding sequence ATGTTAAGTAAAGTCCCCGCCACCATTGAAGAAATCGCCGCCCGGGAAATTTTAGACTCCAGGGGTCGCCCCACCATTGAAGCGGAAGTCCGGTTGGAAAGTGGGGCCCACGGCATTGCCCAGGTGCCCAGTGGTGCTTCCACAGGCAGTTTTGAAGCCCATGAATTGCGGGACGGTGACCCCAAACGCTACGACGGGAAAGGGGTAGAAAAAGCAGTGCGTAACGTGATGGAAAAAATTGCTCCGGTGGTGGAAGGCCTAGATGCCTTCGATCAGTTAGCAGTGGATCAAGCCATGATTGACCGGGACGGCACGGACAACAAAAAAGAATTGGGAGCCAATGCCATTCTCGCGGTTTCCCTAGCCAATGCCAAAGCCGCTGCCGTTGAGCTAGCCATTCCCCTCTACCGCTATCTGGGGGGGCCATTGGCCAATGTTTTACCTGTACCAATGATGAACGTGATCAACGGTGGAGCCCATGCGGACAATAACGTCGATTTTCAGGAATTCATGATTATGCCGGTGGGGGCGGAAACCTTTAAAGAAGCCCTGCGCTGGGGGGCGGAAGTGTTCGCTGTCCTAGGTAAAGTGCTCAAGGAACGGAAACTACTCTCCGGTGGGGTGGGGGATGAAGGGGGTTATGCCCCCAATTTGAAATCTAACCAGGAAGCTTTGGATATTCTCATCGAGGCGATCGAACAAGCTGGTTACAAACCCGGCAGTCAAATTGCCTTAGCCATGGACATTGCCGCCAGTGAATTTTTCAAAAATGGCCAGTATGAGTACGACGGTGGCGTTCATTCGCCCCAGGAATTCATCGATTACCAAGCCAAGCTGGTGAGCCAATATCCCATTGTTTCCATTGAAGACGGTTTGCATGAAGATGACTGGGAAAGCTGGAAAGCGTTAACAGCTTCCCTTGGTACCCAAACCCAATTGGTGGGGGATGATTTGATGGTGACCAATCCGGTGCGTCTGCAAAAATCCATTGACCTGGGGGTAGCCAACGCCATTTTGATTAAACTCAATCAAATCGGTACTTTGAGCGAAACTTTGGAAACCATTTCCCTCGCCACTCGCCATAGTTACCGTTCTGTCATTTCCCATCGCTCCGGTGAAACGGAAGATACCACGATCGCCGACTTGGCCGTGGCCACCAGGGTAGGACAAATTAAAACCGGTTCCCTCTGCCGCTCTGAACGGGTTGCTAAATATAATCGTTTACTCCGCATTGAAGATGAACTTGGCGATCGAGCCGTCTATGCCCCCAAAATTGGCCTAGGTCCCAAACATTCCTAG
- a CDS encoding tetratricopeptide repeat protein, producing MGTTFRCYSAKDIFPNLRRNFSIIPGAVLFNTLLALAIALGINLALDRPGVTQEIVVLESTQAPEAIFAQGVKAGEAGNYAKAVELFSAVLALSPDSPETHYNRGLAWERLGNVDQAIADYGRSIALDRYYIPPYINRGNLYSQRQEHQEAIRDFTQAITYDPNRYKAYYNRANSYFQLEQYGQAIADYNRVLILRPDYINAIYNRGLAHFQAGQLDNSRQDLLFAAQAYLNRGDRLGYLEALDQMGELGL from the coding sequence ATGGGAACTACTTTTCGGTGCTATTCAGCTAAGGATATTTTTCCCAATCTTAGAAGAAATTTTTCGATCATTCCTGGGGCTGTATTGTTCAATACTCTTTTAGCTTTGGCGATCGCCCTAGGAATCAATTTAGCCTTAGACCGGCCTGGGGTAACCCAGGAAATAGTGGTTTTGGAATCGACCCAGGCACCGGAGGCCATTTTTGCCCAGGGGGTGAAAGCGGGAGAAGCGGGTAATTATGCCAAAGCAGTGGAATTATTTTCGGCGGTGTTGGCCCTCAGTCCTGACTCACCGGAAACCCACTATAATCGGGGGTTAGCTTGGGAGCGACTTGGCAATGTGGACCAGGCGATCGCCGACTACGGCCGCAGTATTGCCCTGGATCGGTACTATATCCCCCCCTACATCAACCGGGGTAATCTCTATAGCCAACGGCAGGAACACCAAGAAGCAATTCGGGACTTCACCCAGGCCATCACCTATGACCCCAACCGTTACAAAGCCTATTACAACCGGGCCAATAGTTATTTCCAACTGGAGCAGTATGGCCAGGCGATCGCTGACTATAACCGGGTGTTAATACTCCGACCGGATTACATCAATGCCATTTACAACAGGGGTTTAGCCCATTTCCAGGCAGGGCAACTGGACAATTCTCGCCAGGATTTATTGTTTGCGGCCCAGGCCTATCTCAACCGTGGCGATCGCCTTGGTTACCTCGAAGCCCTGGATCAAATGGGCGAATTAGGACTATAA
- a CDS encoding 2-hydroxyacid dehydrogenase, with amino-acid sequence MKIAFFSSKAYDRQFFERANHHHGREMLFFDAQLNLDTAILAEDCPVVCLFVNDQAPAPVLEKLAAQGTTLIALRSAGYNNVDLKTAAALGLKVVHVPSYSPHAVAEHTVGLILALNRKLYRAYNRVRDDNFSLEGLLGFDLHGSTVGIIGTGKIGLAFAKIMNGFGCHLLGYDAFPNENFTAIGQAIYVPLNELLAQSDIISLHCPLLPETHYLINSSTIARMKPGVMLINTSRGHLIDTQAVIQGIKSHQIGFLGIDVYEEEEALFFTDHSDTIIQDDTFQLLQSFPNVMITAHQGFFTHNALETIAETTLANIAEFEQNQPLTYEVICPH; translated from the coding sequence ATGAAAATCGCTTTCTTTAGTAGTAAAGCCTACGATCGCCAGTTTTTTGAGCGGGCTAACCACCACCATGGGCGGGAAATGCTCTTTTTCGATGCCCAGCTCAACCTCGACACCGCCATTCTAGCGGAGGATTGTCCCGTTGTTTGTCTCTTTGTCAATGACCAAGCCCCGGCCCCAGTGTTGGAAAAATTAGCCGCCCAGGGCACCACCTTAATCGCCCTCCGTAGTGCCGGTTATAACAATGTGGACCTGAAAACAGCGGCGGCTTTGGGTTTAAAAGTGGTCCATGTCCCGTCCTATTCTCCCCATGCGGTGGCGGAACATACGGTGGGATTAATTCTTGCTCTGAACAGAAAGTTATACCGAGCATATAACCGAGTTAGGGACGATAACTTTTCCCTAGAAGGCTTATTAGGGTTTGATCTCCATGGTTCCACCGTGGGCATAATTGGCACGGGAAAAATTGGTTTAGCCTTTGCCAAGATTATGAATGGTTTTGGCTGTCATTTATTGGGCTATGATGCTTTCCCCAATGAAAATTTTACTGCCATTGGCCAGGCTATTTATGTGCCTTTGAATGAACTTTTAGCCCAATCGGATATTATTTCCCTCCACTGTCCCCTATTGCCGGAAACCCACTATTTAATTAATTCCAGTACCATTGCCCGAATGAAGCCAGGGGTGATGTTAATCAACACTAGCCGGGGTCATTTAATTGATACCCAAGCAGTTATTCAGGGCATTAAATCCCATCAAATTGGCTTTTTGGGCATTGATGTTTACGAAGAAGAGGAAGCACTTTTTTTCACTGACCACTCTGATACCATTATTCAAGATGATACGTTTCAGTTGCTGCAGTCTTTTCCTAATGTTATGATCACTGCCCACCAGGGATTTTTTACCCATAATGCCCTGGAGACCATCGCCGAAACTACGTTGGCAAATATCGCTGAGTTTGAGCAAAATCAACCTTTAACCTATGAAGTTATCTGTCCTCATTAG
- the argS gene encoding arginine--tRNA ligase, producing MASILTQLNDRFAQALKGQFAPEISLPTPLVVTASNPKFGDFQCNIALPLAKQLSQQPMAIAMEIVDKVDLTGICAPPTIAGPGFINLHLLPDYLSEQLIKLQQDEQLGVPQVQTQGRVVVDFSSPNIAKEMHVGHLRSTIIGDCLARVLEFRGYDVLRLNHVGDWGTQFGMLITYLKEVYPEALVTADALDIGDLVTFYKQAKQRFDQDDQFRETSRQAVVSLQAGEEESIKAWQLLCEQSRREFQQIYDWLDIAIEERGESFYNSFLPGVVTLLQEKGLLVEDNGAQCVFLDGFTNKDGDRLPLIVQKSDGGYNYATTDLAALNYRLNTDGAEKIIYVTDAGQANHFAQFFQVAKKAGILTDPSQVVHVPFGLVKGEDGKKLKTRAGDTIRLKDLLKEAVARARQDLETRLTAEERQETFEFKEEVAQRVGIGAVKYADLSQNRTSDYVFSFDKMLALQGNTAPYMLYAYARIQSISREGNIDFAQMDSGEIMLTEPTELVLAKSLLQFADVIETVETSLLPNRLCDYLYELSKVFNRFYENCPVLKAGEPQRSSRLLLCDLTARTLKLGLSLLGIPVLDRM from the coding sequence ATGGCATCAATTCTGACCCAACTTAATGATCGCTTTGCCCAAGCTTTGAAGGGTCAGTTTGCACCGGAAATCTCCCTACCAACCCCTTTGGTGGTGACTGCTTCCAACCCCAAATTTGGCGATTTTCAATGTAACATTGCCCTGCCCTTGGCCAAACAATTGAGTCAACAGCCCATGGCGATCGCCATGGAGATTGTAGATAAAGTTGATTTAACTGGGATATGTGCACCGCCTACCATTGCTGGCCCCGGTTTTATTAATCTCCACCTACTTCCTGATTATTTGTCGGAGCAATTAATTAAATTGCAACAGGATGAACAGTTGGGGGTGCCCCAGGTTCAAACCCAAGGGCGGGTAGTGGTGGATTTCTCTAGCCCTAATATTGCCAAAGAAATGCATGTGGGTCATCTCCGCTCCACCATTATTGGTGACTGTTTAGCCAGGGTATTAGAATTCCGTGGCTATGATGTTCTCCGCCTCAACCATGTGGGGGATTGGGGCACCCAGTTTGGTATGTTAATTACCTATTTAAAAGAGGTTTATCCAGAAGCGTTGGTGACCGCTGATGCCTTAGATATTGGCGATTTGGTTACTTTCTATAAGCAAGCTAAACAGCGCTTTGATCAAGATGATCAGTTTCGGGAAACTTCTCGTCAGGCGGTGGTAAGTCTCCAGGCTGGAGAAGAAGAAAGTATTAAGGCTTGGCAACTGCTTTGTGAACAATCCCGGCGAGAGTTTCAACAGATTTATGATTGGTTAGATATTGCTATTGAGGAGAGGGGAGAATCTTTTTATAATTCCTTTTTGCCTGGAGTAGTGACCCTATTGCAAGAAAAAGGTTTGCTAGTGGAAGACAATGGGGCCCAGTGTGTTTTCCTTGATGGCTTTACCAATAAAGACGGCGATCGCCTGCCATTAATTGTGCAAAAATCCGATGGAGGTTATAACTATGCCACCACTGATTTAGCAGCTTTGAATTATCGCTTAAACACCGATGGTGCGGAGAAAATTATTTATGTTACTGATGCGGGACAAGCTAATCATTTTGCTCAATTTTTCCAAGTAGCCAAAAAGGCCGGTATCCTCACCGATCCAAGTCAAGTGGTCCATGTGCCGTTTGGTTTGGTGAAAGGAGAAGATGGAAAAAAACTGAAAACTAGGGCTGGGGACACCATTCGTTTAAAGGATCTGTTGAAGGAAGCAGTGGCCAGGGCAAGGCAAGACCTCGAAACCCGTCTAACAGCGGAGGAACGTCAAGAAACATTTGAATTTAAGGAAGAAGTGGCCCAAAGGGTTGGTATTGGAGCGGTGAAATATGCCGACCTTAGCCAAAATCGCACCAGTGACTATGTTTTTAGTTTTGATAAAATGCTAGCTCTCCAAGGCAATACGGCCCCCTATATGCTCTACGCCTACGCCCGTATTCAAAGTATTAGCCGGGAAGGGAACATTGATTTTGCCCAGATGGACAGCGGTGAAATTATGTTAACCGAACCAACGGAGTTAGTTTTAGCTAAAAGCCTTTTACAATTTGCCGACGTAATTGAAACGGTAGAAACCAGTTTATTGCCCAATCGTCTTTGTGATTATCTTTATGAACTGAGTAAGGTTTTTAACCGCTTTTATGAAAATTGCCCCGTATTAAAAGCAGGTGAACCCCAACGTAGCTCCCGTTTATTGCTCTGTGATCTCACTGCCAGAACTTTAAAACTAGGTCTGTCTTTATTGGGCATTCCAGTTTTAGATAGGATGTAA
- a CDS encoding type II toxin-antitoxin system RelE/ParE family toxin produces the protein MDVQYLPSFIKDLKKLKSSPQYELIKSLVLEKIPQLEQIQGISNVKKLKGEENAYPIRLGDYRIGFYIQSETIVLARVVHRREFYLYFP, from the coding sequence ATGGATGTTCAGTATTTACCCAGTTTTATCAAAGACTTAAAAAAGCTAAAAAGTTCTCCCCAATATGAACTAATTAAAAGCTTGGTCTTGGAAAAAATCCCTCAGCTTGAGCAAATTCAGGGTATTTCTAATGTCAAAAAACTCAAAGGAGAAGAAAATGCTTATCCAATACGCCTAGGTGACTACAGAATTGGCTTTTATATTCAAAGTGAAACTATCGTTTTGGCAAGGGTTGTCCATCGTCGGGAATTTTATCTTTACTTTCCATGA
- a CDS encoding DUF697 domain-containing protein, translating to MNNNSLTDLDQTLDVIGAIQEDLNYQQAQASLTAIVEQIDLNTNEKQGLEQEINHLCAMLENLNQGVVQIAAFGLVGRGKSSLLNALLGEEVFTTGPVHGITQTQQSAPWQLTQADGLSTVTIAGWGNVQLQLIDTPGIDEVKGQEREQLAIAVAQQVDLILFVIAGDLSQVEFQALSQLRAVGKPMVLVFNKIDQYPAVDRQLIYEKIRDERVRELLSPEEIVLVSASPLITELRPNSEGKLQRYQYRGRADVDDLRLKIVDVLQREGKSLVALNTLLCADNLNDKLVQQKMRLRDAEANSVIQKAVLVKAAAIALNPVTVLDLFSGAVVDVALIISLSKLYGLPMTQTAAIALLQKIGVSMGGITASEFLAGLGLSSLKGLLGLTVPLTGGLALAPYISVALTQASVAGVSTLAIGQVTKTYLANGAAWGENGPRTVVRDILNSLDHNSIMARIKQELQGKLTPENIVSSSP from the coding sequence ATGAATAATAATTCTTTGACTGATTTAGACCAAACCTTAGATGTTATTGGGGCCATTCAAGAAGATTTAAACTATCAACAAGCTCAAGCTAGTTTGACAGCGATCGTTGAGCAAATTGATCTCAATACCAATGAAAAACAGGGATTAGAGCAGGAAATTAACCATCTCTGTGCCATGCTAGAAAATTTGAATCAAGGGGTGGTGCAAATTGCAGCCTTTGGTTTAGTTGGTCGTGGCAAATCATCCCTTCTTAATGCTCTGCTGGGCGAAGAGGTTTTTACCACCGGGCCAGTCCATGGCATTACCCAAACCCAACAATCAGCTCCTTGGCAATTAACCCAAGCCGACGGATTATCTACAGTTACTATTGCTGGCTGGGGCAACGTCCAACTGCAATTAATCGATACACCAGGCATTGATGAAGTGAAAGGACAGGAGCGGGAACAATTGGCGATCGCCGTGGCGCAACAGGTAGATTTAATTTTATTTGTTATTGCGGGGGACCTGTCCCAGGTGGAGTTCCAAGCTTTATCCCAACTGCGGGCGGTGGGTAAACCGATGGTGTTGGTATTTAATAAAATTGACCAGTATCCGGCGGTTGATCGTCAATTAATTTATGAAAAAATCCGTGATGAACGGGTTAGAGAGTTACTATCTCCAGAAGAAATTGTTTTAGTCTCCGCCAGTCCTTTAATCACAGAGCTAAGACCAAACTCTGAAGGAAAATTACAACGGTATCAATATCGGGGAAGGGCTGATGTTGATGATTTACGCCTAAAAATTGTGGATGTACTCCAACGGGAGGGGAAATCTTTAGTTGCCCTTAATACCTTGCTTTGCGCGGACAATTTAAACGATAAATTAGTGCAACAGAAAATGCGTTTACGGGATGCCGAAGCTAATAGCGTGATTCAAAAAGCAGTGCTGGTGAAGGCAGCGGCCATTGCCCTCAATCCTGTAACGGTGTTGGACCTGTTCAGTGGTGCGGTGGTGGATGTGGCCCTGATTATTTCCCTCTCCAAACTGTATGGTTTACCCATGACCCAAACGGCGGCGATCGCCTTGTTACAGAAAATTGGCGTGAGTATGGGGGGGATCACCGCCAGCGAATTTTTAGCGGGATTGGGTCTAAGTTCCCTCAAGGGCCTACTGGGTTTAACAGTGCCCTTAACCGGCGGTTTGGCCCTGGCTCCCTACATTTCTGTGGCCCTTACCCAAGCTAGCGTGGCTGGAGTTTCTACTTTGGCGATCGGCCAAGTGACCAAAACCTATCTGGCCAACGGCGCTGCCTGGGGTGAAAATGGTCCCCGCACTGTGGTCCGGGATATTCTTAACTCTTTGGATCACAATTCCATCATGGCCCGTATTAAACAGGAACTCCAAGGAAAATTAACCCCCGAAAATATTGTCTCTTCCTCACCATAG